From the Argentina anserina chromosome 3, drPotAnse1.1, whole genome shotgun sequence genome, the window AATTAGCCTCTATTTTCATGGTTTGTAATTTTGAAATCTGAACTTGTGATCTTGAAATGTATATTCTGGCTGGAGAAAGATTTTTattgctttatttttttttcttccggATCTTCAACGATATTGGTATCTTTAGGTCGTTTCCATCGCAAGATTCTTAACTTATGGCAAGACTtttatatcaatttttttttattcagtGTCAACTTATTTGGGATTTGATTTAAGATTGAGATATTACAAATTTCTTTTGTTACATGGATTTAACGTACTCAAATTTGGACCTTCATATTTAAAATGGTCAATTGTATCTGATGACACTTCAGGTTATTTGATTCGAAATTTTAGATTATCTAGCTGTTAATTCTTCTTTTCTAAGTTTCGTATATCTAAGAATATATTTTGGACATTGtttccttattttttttttttactaaaatTAAGGCCGAAAGAAATCTACTAAACAAAAAGTTGTTCCATTtgggaaaaattattatacatATGCGCCACATATCTCATATTATTAATCCATTTTTACTGTAATTGTTTCTGATTtggtacacaaaataattactctcCCTTTGGtcacaaatttttttattataagaGTTTCCAATTATGATACAATCACTTTGAATCTATCCCATAATGGCTCCCATTGACTCATGACGGTACGTGTTTCCAAAGCCAACGTATCGATTAAGGAAACCTAGAATTTATGGTCTGTTattctatatatatctttCGACGCCTCCACTAGTATCGTTTGGTATTCACAAATCACACCACACTAGGGAACTTGTTCGTTACAGTCCACAaagtgaagaagaaggagaaggggAAGGAGCAGAAGCATCATGGGTCGAAGGAAGATCGAAATCAAGAAAATCGAAAAGAAACCCTACCTAAAGGCCACTTATACGAAGAGGCGAAAGGGTTTGTTCGGAAAAGCTGCTGAGCTTTGTGCTATGTGTGGTGCCGAAATCGCGATTCTTACCGTTTCACCGGGTGGAAAGTTCTACAATTTTGGCCACCCTGACGTTGATTCCATCGTAGCTCGGTACCGTGGTGATGAAATTCCAGATCGTGTTGAGGAAGATCATGATTCCGTTAGtcatgaagatgatgatgacgacGATTTAGCAGGCGAGCAAGAAGTTACAAATGCCGAGCGAGAAAGAGAATTAGAAGGCAAGCAAGAGGAGGAATTAGAGGTCACCACCGATGAAGGCACTGAGCCTATGGCCTGCGAAGAGAAGGATCATAGTAACCAGGAGACGAATCTTTTTGAGAACATCAATAGAGGAATTGGTCACTTATCTCTAGGCTCTAACCACAAGTTTTGGTGGGATGAGGAGCCTGATGATCCAGAACAACTACGGAGGTATTATCAAAGCCTAAAACAATTGAGAAACAATGTAGTTTGGTTGTTGAATGATAGGAACATGAGAGAATCATGCACCAAGGACTATTTTGGTGGGATATGAGTTCTGATTTGTATAAATAAAGTAGGGGGCATTATGCCCCATTGCCCCTTCTAGGTTttgtagtttttgtttttttgatgGATGATGAAAAAGAAGTAGGAAGTTTGGCTTTATGATGTCACCTCTCGATTAGATGGACAGGCTAGGTTGATGATGCAAGTGTATACAAACAAAGCTATGTAATTGATATTGCAACAGCTTTTGTATCTCTCATTGATCAAACTACCTTTATATATAATAGTTTTCAGTATCATTAATCCTAAACCTAGTTGTATGGCCGAACAATAATACTTGGAGACCGAACGGGAATACTTGGAGAGGGAGAACGAAGTACTCGACCCTCACTCTGCAGAACTTAAGTTTAGACTATCAATGATTATGTCTCACTTTAAGTTTAAATTAACTGTGTTGGCATACAATCCTTATTCATACGTAATCTTAGATCCTAAACCTggtacaaatgtacaatgtTGAGAAACCTAATGAAATAATGAGTCACAGACTCaaactataaaaaaattatgaaccTAGATGTTGAGCTTGGATATTCAACAATGCCTCAATTTTAAGCCTAGTACAATCCCTCAACttgaaattcaataaaaaaaccTAATAAAAAAAAGCTCTAACACCAGCCGCGTTTCGATTGTagtattttgttttgagtcaatTCTCTCTAATACAATCAATGGTAAATTGAAAACGCAAGGAACTAGTCATATTAAATATCCATCATGCCCTTGCAAAAgaattaaaattacaaaatatcAGCAAACATGTATGTAACAAAAAGATCTGCcatcttaaaaacaaaaaacatccGCTCAATTACACGATCATCAATTGGCAGCGTTGCCTCCACCCTTAACCGCTTTGACTAGCACCTCTCCTGCTCAGAATGTCACCATTGCGCCTAGAACCCCCATCCCAACTCCAGCTGCCACTGAAGGTACATCAACCTTTACAACTCCACCGGCCACCGCCACCGATGACGTTATTATTCACGTGCATGAAACCCATAACTTCCACCTGAGCCGGTACCACAGCGTCGGAAGGAGTATACTCGAAAGATTTGGAAGTACTCTTATGTCTCTTCACTAACTCAATCTTACTCCCAGCTCCATCATATATGTCCTCCTCGGCTTTGTGGAGGAGGTTAGCGGCAACGCCTAACATACTTTCCTGATAGCTAACAACTTGCTCTCCTCTGGCGACATCATCTACATGATAATAT encodes:
- the LOC126786957 gene encoding agamous-like MADS-box protein AGL29, which codes for MGRRKIEIKKIEKKPYLKATYTKRRKGLFGKAAELCAMCGAEIAILTVSPGGKFYNFGHPDVDSIVARYRGDEIPDRVEEDHDSVSHEDDDDDDLAGEQEVTNAERERELEGKQEEELEVTTDEGTEPMACEEKDHSNQETNLFENINRGIGHLSLGSNHKFWWDEEPDDPEQLRRYYQSLKQLRNNVVWLLNDRNMRESCTKDYFGGI